The following proteins are encoded in a genomic region of Takifugu rubripes chromosome 9, fTakRub1.2, whole genome shotgun sequence:
- the cep290 gene encoding centrosomal protein of 290 kDa isoform X2 has product MAAFEWDKVMGIDPFSLRNWKKDQLDDVFNTLVLAERWDTKDRTPEDVAHVFRVFQALLKNWDLELQTAVNFISEDRGRKSRREQEFKGVGSDVHFLRDEIQQLEIQLEERERELTLLKKEMGREKNTREELVLRAEEAEEEVRKLKRENEQLQDDVGFYCRELNKKESVSSTDENADIQRKLSSANRQLYQCLDDLQRAEDENLELKTQNEQMQKNLEESVSEMEKMTDKFNKMKMVVQETDAKMDQLRKERDLAHLQVRELTDKIYQMTEEDDPVMATVNTYVEEWKKVLSVKDEELSVYRQMIQDLKEKLRVAQLDLDKNNIMDLQQALQERDEQVKTLTEQVVQYTREMEQQSQFLDGLKTSTQKDQGRASAVQQRKVEELKSKLKAAESRAAEEEEAAKLAEAHAEEKDKALIEALKRLSQLVSGNYDLEAAIAEIKECKHQIGVRDCEAESLTKEINQLSMKINELVDANEHFRERLGLEPEQEVDLSEFRRAKELRQRQYKAENQVLTKEIERLEQERLELKQQIRSLAKEKGFSMSRSHLEEDFRLSSRFPDEELRHKNEFLEQELNKKEQELKLHKAEFDLRLNELSKVKRDLEVALKEVLQAMSANAGTSSNPNLEPLGDISQTTDVTHKRTPSEFTLNLKTQIHQLVGRNEELRQELNSARKEAANNFSQSVRAEEKINQLEREVKLLRRAGSAEMSLRPLTLPNDLEPSSAETISSLNEYAVRLLQELNNREEQNRKLVVNLEEHREKLSVIAHQQGLLYREHISEKADWEKRMKTSLDTQRKLEEEKQTDTVKIQEFEELLDTLRKDPDNVRKQLSESLRKLTVLKVNEKKLSLRYAALLEEVQFLQKENDSLKVESTQMEVSVTKKVGELQRYKERAAYEVDVLQKALDESVSLSELERANKEYTELTVKYRDLLQRDSHLVQRSNNLEHLEAENECLREQISAMNKELEITKEKMNTLEQAWENICVTGENGKEKADKVLANNEIISVSKRLTTLELKELNERQRAEHAQKMYEQMRKSLMQVEERNAELEFKITELAQMNIEAQRVERELRDELVNSISKAVSDADRARIAELEKNEAELRSEVSNLQEVSNVAMMQASALRASQHSKQIEVEGLRRQLRDYQSQSDEKALIAKLHQHILALQLSESAALAKLESTTSHIQQLEVYKLRAERQLDTTQGALFNTRQEARNRTKCLRETIQSLRRQFAGALPLPQQEKFAVAFASLQEDRVKAQAEKKKAEEERRTAEWRAQELQAKHQSLQELLSTLKDGKGAQKVLEWHKKLEESRIQELRKGRELTAQKEENQYLKNLVEEQERSICGLENQVVQQNMLRDGMQLAWEQRESELERQLDQQEDENLSRAELNTDGPESLPDPSLPLAHQLEFALSRINEHVRTIASMKATCKSLDERLKDKDDALTKAERNVVSRDKVINELRLRLPAAANRERLLAEINMQEESDVQIALRMAQQTIRDLQERLEKKEDVLKKCHSHLTEARQQRENMMKTHQLELRKLHQKLDSQADASLDHFRQTAMQLMEKPAVVIPAGKHLEQLVELKQTVTEQDIFLSSITDKLNLTMIELENQKVLTETQAKEHAEATARLKEDHAAHVKALTAQMEDQRSQIMRLEKEMMDLQAELSAQKEANVRSPSNTMKNLVEDQKKQLTKKDRHIKGLCKALQELRAEMVATAERNVIANAAQKEESLNVQILVDKQTKDLKVQVQELSEDLQAARESAKAARSQEKSLKEEVTRLTSDLHTSTKTHRRLQAEREEREKEIQELKQQISRFKGALQLNQVDERSLTIENLQKKVRRLESELEKTPQSDSHGKTTDQLVRWEESKKWQVKMEKIKNLLKERERENETVSKQLRTLRELYGRLEQEKSALQKRTKARSVTTDQVVAAQTAEMENQMEELKKKNSELEAQISTIKLQQALPRDDALETLTTRNCYLEDRIHTLESHKEPSSRPSTSGRGTGTPSQRDQDLLKENTKLASENLQLRFQLEQQSLDNKQIPRLQNEVADLKEMYSIVKRERAELEKKLVHIRGPGLSGKTVPELEKTVGLMKKVVERVQRENETLKKSSASAALQQENLRLKNEIENLRSRSEAELNSRLESKTKEFEKIVMENERLRKALKREVESTQRLRVSKTSLEVTNEMLEAELDTTNQRLREALSRPGGEVADRKTGRASVVTRMFENKINELEKELARKTSSVSELKRRLKETSQREEEAQVTIRQLQDQVHMLRRFPSSAQTEGPSEDFQAMR; this is encoded by the exons atggCTGCATTTGAATGGGACAAAGTTATGGGAATCGATCCGTTCAGTCTCCGGAACTGGAAAAAGGACCAGTTGGATGATGTTTTCAACACGTTGGTTTTG GCTGAACGATGGGATACGAAGGATAGAACTCCAGAAGATGTCGCACATGTCTTTAGAGTGTTTCAAGCCCTGCTGAAG AATTGGGACTTGGAACTTCAGACAGCTGTCAATTTCATTTCAGAAG ATCGTGGCAGGAAATCAAGACGGGAACAAGAATTCAAG GGCGTCGGGTCAGACGTGCACTTTCTGAGGGACGAGATTCAACAGCTCGAGATCCAactggaggaaagagagagggaactGACTTTATTGAAGAAAGAGATGGGAAGAGAGAAGAATACCAGAGAGGAG TTGGTTCTACGAGCCGAGGAAGCTGAGGAAGAAGTGAGGAAGCTGAAGAGAGAG AACGAGCAGCTCCAGGACGATGTGGGTTTTTATTGCAGAGAGCTGAATAAGAAGGAGTCAGTCTCATCCACAGATGAGAATGCTGACATTCAAAGAAAGCTCAGTTCTGCCAACCGTCAGCTGTACCAGTGCTTGGACGACCTTCAG cgagcagaagatgaaaacttggAGCTGAAAACCCAAAATGAGCAGATGCAGAAAAATCTGGAGGAGTCGGTGAGCGAGATGGAGAAGATGACGGACAAATTCAACAAAATGAAGATGGTTGTGCAGGAAACGGACGCCAAAATGGACCAgctgaggaaagagagggatcTTGCCCATTTACAA GTCAGAGAATTAACAGATAAGATTTATCAGATGACGGAGGAGGATGATCCAGTAATGGCCACCGTCAATACATACGTGGAGGAGTGGAAG AAAGTTCTTTCTGTCAAGGATGAGGAACTATCAGTCTACCGGCAGATGATCCAGGATCTGAAGGAGAAGCTTCGCGTGGCCCAGTTGGACCTggataaaaacaacatcatggacctgcagcag GCTCTTCAAGAGCGAGACGAGCAGGTGAAGACGCTCACCGAGCAGGTGGTGCAGTACACCAGAGAaatggagcagcagagccagtTCCTGGACGGTCTAAAGACATCCACTCAGAAAGACCAAG GCCGAGCGTCGGCTGTCCAGCAGAGAAAGGTGGAAGAGCTGAAGTCCAAGCTGAaagctgcagagagcagagcagcagaggaggaggaggcagcaaaGCTTGCAGAGGCCCACGCTGAGGAGAAAGACAAAGCTCTCATCGAGGCCCTGAAGCGCTTGAGCCAGCTCGTATCT GGGAATTATGACCTAGAAGCCGCCATTGCAGAGATCAAAGAGTGTAAACATCAAATTGGAGTGAGAGATTGTGAAGCAGAGTCCTTGACCAAAGAGATCAACCAGCTTTCCATGAAAATCAACGAACTGGTGGACGCAAATGAACATTTCAGAGAAAGACTGG GTCTGGaacctgaacaggaagtggacctcTCAGAGTTCAGACGGGCCAAAGAGCTCAGACAACGTCAGTACAAAGCAGAAAACCAAGTGCTCACCAAAGAG ATTGAAAGACTTGAACAGGAGAGACTGGAACTAAAGCAGCAAATCAGGTCCTTGGCAAAAGAAAAAG GGTTCTCAATGTCAAGGTCGCACCTCGAGGAAGACTTCAGACTCAGCAGCAGATTCCCTGATGAAGAGCTCAGACATAAA AATGAGTTCCTGGAACAAGAACTCAACAAAAAAGAGCAAGAGCTGAAACTTCACAAGGCCGAGTTTGACCTCCGAC TGAATGAACTGTCAAAAGTCAAACGTGATCTTGAGGTGGCGCTAAAAGAGGTCCTCCAAGCTATGAGCGCTAATGCTGGGACATCCAGCAATCCCAATCTGGAACCACTGGGTGAT ATATCACAGACTACAGATGTTACACACAAAAGGACTCCGTCTGAGTTCACCCTAAACCTTAAGACCCAAATTCATCAGTTGGTGGGGAGAAATGAAGAACTACGGCAGGAACTGAACTCTGCTCGCAAGGAAGCAGCAAACAACTTCAGCCAGAGTGTGAGAGCTGAAGAAAAG ATAAACCAACTAGAACGTGAGGTCAAGCTTCTCCGAAGGGCTGGCAGTGCTGAAATGAGCctgcgacctttgaccctccctAACGACCTGGAGCCCAGCAGCGCTGagaccatcagctccctcaacGAGTACGCTGTTAGACTTCTCCAG GAACTGAATAACAGAgaggaacaaaacaggaaactgGTGGTAAATCTGGAGGAACACAGAGAAAAGCTGTCAGTTATTGCTCACCAGCAGGGGCTCCTCTACAGAGAGCACATCAG CGAGAAGGCCGACTGGGAAAAGAGAATGAAGACGTCTCTGGACACGCAGAGGAAACTGGAagaagagaaacagacagacactGTTAAGATCCAGGAGTTTGAA gagctgctggacactCTTCGGAAGGACCCAGACAATGTCAGAAAACAGCTGAGTGAGTCTCTGCGCAAACTGACGGTGCTGAAAGTCAACGAGAAGAAGCTGAGTCTGCGatacgccgccctgctggaggaggtCCAGTTTCTCCAAAAAGAGAACGACAGCCTGAAAGTTGAGAGCACCCAAATGGAGGTCTCTGTCACCAAGAAGGTTGGGGAGCTGCAGCGATATAAG GAAAGAGCAGCTTATGAAGTGGATGTTCTGCAGAAGGCATTAGATGAGAGTGTGTCCTTATCAGAACTGGAGAGGGCCAACAAAGAGTACACAGAACTAACGGTCAAGTACAGGGACCTCCTGCAACGGGACAGCCACCTGGTTCAGAGGAGCAACaacctggaacatctggag GCGGAGAATGAGTGTCTTCGTGAGCAAATCTCTGCCATGAATAAAGAACTGGAGATtacaaaggagaaaatgaacacTCTAGAGCAAGCGTGGGAGAACATCTGTGTAACCG GAGAAAACGGCAAGGAAAAGGCAGACAAGGTCTTGGCCAACAATGAAATCATATCTGTTTCCAAGCGCTTAACTACTTTGGAATTGAAGGAGCTCAACGAGAGGCAGAGGGCCGAGCATGCTCAAAAAATGTACGAGCAGATGAGAAAGTCCCTcatgcaggtggaagaacggaACGCAGAGCTCGAGTTCAAAATCACAGAG CTGGCCCAGATGAACATTGAAGCCCAGCGAGTGGAGCGTGAGCTGCGAGATGAGCTGGTCAACAGCATCAGCAAAGCTGTGAGCgatgctgacagagccaggatTGCAGAGTTGGAGAAGAATGAGGCAGAGCTTCGCTCTGAAGTTTCAAA CTTGCAAGAAGTGTCCAATGTAGCCATGATGCAGGCATCTGCGCTGAGAGCCTCACAACATTCTAAACAGATCGAAGTAGAGGGTCTGAGGAGACAACTGCGAGACTATCAG TCACAGTCAGATGAGAAGGCCCTCATTGCGAAGCTCCACCAGCACATTTTGGCTCTTCAGCTCAGTGAATCAGCTGCCTTAGCCAAGCTGGAATCCACCACTTCAcacatccagcagctggaggtctACAAGCTGCGAGCCGAAAGGCAGCTGGACACCACACAGGGCGCTCTGTTCAATACTCGCCAAGAAGCCCGAAACCGCACTAAGTGTCTCCGGGAGACCATCCAGTCACTGCGTAGGCAGTTCGCTGGAGCACTTCCTCTTCCCCAGCAGGAGAAGTTCGCTGTGGCCTTTGCCAGCCTTCAGGAGGACAGAGTCAAAGCtcaagcagagaagaagaaggctgaagaggagaggagaacagcagAGTGGAGAGCGCAGGAACTGCAAGCCAAACATCAAAGCCTGCAAGAACTCCTCTCAACCCTGAAGGACGGGAAAGGAGCCCAGAAG GTCCTGGAGTGGCACAAGAAACTGGAAGAAAGTCGCATACAAGAGTTAAGGAAAGGTCGAGAGCTGACAGcccagaaggaggagaaccAGTACCTGAAAAACCTGGTGGAAGAGCAAGAGAGAAGCATCTGTGGGCTGGAAAACCAAGTAGTTCAGCAGAATATG CTTCGAGATGGAATGCAGTTGGCCTGGGAGCAGCGAGAGTCAGAGCTGGAGCGTCAGCTGGACCAGCAGGAGGATGAAAATCTGAGCAGGGCTGAACTg AATACCGATGGTCCAGAGTCCCTGCCAGATCCCAGCCTCCCTCTTGCTCATCAGTTAGAGTTTGCTCTGAGTAGAATCAACGAGCACGTCCGCACCATCGCCAGCATGAAGGCCACCTGCAAAAGTTTGGACGAG AGGCTGAAGGATAAAGACGACGCGCTAACAAAAGCAGAGAGGAACGTCGTGTCCAGGGACAAAGTTATCAATGAACTCCGCCTTCGGCTCCCAGCTGCTGCCAACAGAGAGCGTCTGCTGGCTGAAATCAACATGCAGGAAGAGTCGGACGTGCAAATTGCCCTCAGAATGGCTCAGCAGACCATCAGAGACCTCCAGGAAAGACTGGAGAAAAAGGAGGATGTGCTGAAAAAATGTCATAGCCATCTGACTGAAGCCAGACAG caacGGGAAAACATGATGAAGACGCATCAGTTAGAgcttaggaaattgcaccagaAGTTGGACTCCCAGGCAGACGCGTCCCTGGACCACTTCAGACAAACGGCAATG CAGTTGATGGAGAAGCCAGCTGTGGTGAttccagcaggaaaacaccTGGAACAGCTGGTTGAACTGAAGCAGACGGTGACGGAGCAGGacatcttcctctcttccatcaCAGACAAGTTGAATCTGACCATGATAGAGCTCGAGAATCAGAAGGTCTTGACTGAAACTCAGGCTAAGGAACATGCCGAGGCCACCGCACG GCTCAAGGAGGATCATGCTGCCCACGTGAAAGCTCTGACGGCTCAGATGGAGGATCAGAGGAGTCAGATTATGCGCTTGGAGAAGGAGATGATGGATCTGCAAGCAGAGCTGTCAGCCCAGAAGGAGGCCAACGTCCGCTCTCCCAGCAACACCATGAAGAACCTGGTGGAAGATCAGAAGAAACAGCTGACAAAGAAGGACAGGCATATCAAG GGTCTCTGTAAGGCGCTGCAGGAGCTGCGAGCAGAGATGGTCGCCACAGCAGAGAGGAACGTCATCGCCAACGCCGCACAAAAAGAAGAGAGCTTAAATGTGCAAATCCTGGTTGACAAGCAAACCAAAGACCTGAAG GTGCAAGTGCAGGAACTCAGTGAAGACCTTCAAGCTGCCAGAGAGTCTGCCAAAGCAGCCAGGAGCCAGGAGAAGTCTCTAAAAGAAGAAGTCACtcgcctgacctctgacctccacaccagcacaaaaacacacaggcgTCTGCAggctgaaagagaggagagagagaaagaaatccaggagctgaaacagcagATCAGCAGGTTCAAAGGTGCCctgcag TTAAATCAAGTAGACGAGAGGAGCCTGACCATTGAGAACCTGCAGAAAAAAGTCAGGAGGCTGGAGTCTGAGCTGGAGAAGACGCCGCAGAGCGACAGTCACGGAAAG ACCACGGACCAACTAGTGCGCTGGGAGGAAAGTAAGAAGTGGCAggtgaagatggagaagatAAAGAATTTACTGAAAGAGCGAGAACGTGAGAATGAAACGGTGTCGAAGCAGCTGCGCACGCTCAGGGAGCTCTATGGCAG ACTGGAACAGGAAAAAAGTGCCCTGCAGAAGAGAACCAAGGCTCGATCTGTGACCACGGATCAGGTGGTGGCAGCTCAGACCGCTGAGATGGAGAaccagatggaggagctgaagaagaagaactctGAGCTGGAGGCTCAGATCTCCACGATAAA GCTGCAACAGGCTTTACCCCGAGACGATGCCTTAGAGACTCTGACCACCAGAAACTGCTACCTGGAGGACAGGATCCACACGCTGGAGAGCCACAAAGAACCGTCCTCCAGACCCTCT ACATCAGGACGAGGCACCGGGACTCCCTCACAGAGAGATCAGGACCTACTCAAAGAAAACACCAAGCTGGCCTCTGAAAACCTGCAGCTACGCTTCCAACTGGAGCAGCAAAGTTTGGACAACAAACAAATTCCACGGCTCCAA AATGAAGTTGCCGACCTTAAGGAAATGTACAGCATcgtgaagagagagagagccgagttggagaagaagctggtcCACATCCGTGGA CCGGGTCTCAGTGGTAAAACGGTGCCTGAACTTGAGAAAACTGTCGGGTTAATGAAGAAGGTGGTCGAGAGGGTGCAGAGGGAAAACGAGACCCTGAAGAAATCCAGCGCGTCTGCGGCCTTGCAGCAGGAAAACCTCAGACTAAAG AACGAGATTGAAAATCTCAGGAGTCGGAGCGAAGCTGAGCTGAATTCCAGGCTGGAGTCTAAAACCAAAGAATTTGAGAAGATTGTAATGGAAAATGAGCGCCTGCGCAAAGCCTTGAAGAGG GAAGTGGAATCCACACAGAGGTTGAGAGTCAGCAAGACGAGTCTGGAAGTGACCAATGAGAtgctggaggcggagctggaCACGACCAATCAGCGCCTGCGGGAAGCTCTGTCCAGACCCGGCGGCGAGGTGGCAGACCGCAAGACCGGGAGGGCATCAGTGGTGACGCG AATGTTTGAGAACAAAATAAacgagctggagaaggagctggCCAGAAAGACCTCCAGCGTGTCCGAGCTGAAGCGGCGGCTGAAGGAGACCAGCCAGCGCGAGGAGGAGGCCCAGGTCACCATCCGCCAACTCCAGGATCAG GTTCACATGCTGAGAAGATTTCCCTCATCTGCCCAGACAGAAGGACCGTCTGAAGACTTCCAGGCCATGAGGTGA